The Syntrophorhabdaceae bacterium genome contains a region encoding:
- the prfB gene encoding peptide chain release factor 2 (programmed frameshift) gives MLDDVKSKIDELMERMASLRGYLDLPALESQVAQLDKGIAESAFWDDQEKAQQILKERSRLQEEIDRWAKKEHDLEEILIMAEITRETEEPGDLAELTGLVDDLDESLSNYEMERMLGGENDKGNAIIYINAGAGGTEAQDWAEMLFRMYLKWAEARKFETQVVDILEGEEAGIKSATFLLRGPYAYGYMKCEVGIHRLVRVSPYDANNRRHTSFASVYTYPELPEDVPVDIRDEDLRVDTFRSSGPGGQHVNRTESAIRITHLPTGLVVQCQNERSQHKNRAIAMAILKSRLYELEKKKQEEKMNTLNKEKKDISWGSQIRSYTLHPYKLIKDHRTKLEAHNAEAVLDGGIDPFIKACLLHLTFEQKNDN, from the exons ATGCTTGATGACGTGAAGAGTAAGATTGATGAATTGATGGAAAGGATGGCCTCCCTCAGAGGTTATCTT GACCTCCCTGCGCTTGAAAGTCAGGTCGCACAACTCGATAAAGGCATAGCGGAATCCGCGTTCTGGGACGACCAGGAAAAGGCACAGCAGATCCTCAAAGAGCGCTCCCGCCTTCAGGAAGAGATCGACCGTTGGGCCAAGAAAGAGCATGATCTTGAAGAGATCCTGATCATGGCCGAGATCACGCGGGAGACGGAAGAACCGGGAGATCTCGCGGAACTGACCGGCCTTGTGGATGATTTGGACGAATCGCTCAGCAATTACGAAATGGAGCGTATGCTCGGGGGCGAAAACGATAAAGGAAATGCGATCATTTACATAAATGCGGGGGCAGGAGGCACGGAAGCCCAGGACTGGGCCGAGATGCTTTTCAGGATGTACCTCAAGTGGGCGGAAGCGAGAAAATTCGAGACCCAGGTAGTTGACATTCTCGAAGGCGAAGAAGCGGGCATTAAAAGCGCCACCTTCCTTCTCAGGGGCCCCTATGCCTACGGCTACATGAAATGCGAAGTAGGCATCCACAGGCTCGTAAGGGTTTCCCCTTATGACGCCAATAACAGGCGCCACACGTCCTTCGCTTCTGTCTACACTTATCCCGAGCTTCCCGAAGACGTGCCGGTAGATATAAGGGACGAGGATTTAAGGGTAGATACCTTCCGATCGAGCGGACCCGGCGGTCAGCACGTCAACAGGACGGAATCGGCAATAAGGATTACTCACCTGCCGACAGGACTTGTGGTGCAGTGCCAGAACGAGCGGTCCCAGCACAAGAACAGGGCGATAGCCATGGCTATCCTCAAATCACGCCTTTACGAGTTGGAGAAGAAGAAACAGGAAGAGAAGATGAATACCCTCAATAAAGAAAAGAAGGACATCTCATGGGGAAGCCAGATTCGCTCCTATACTCTCCACCCCTATAAACTCATAAAGGATCACCGGACGAAACTGGAAGCCCATAATGCGGAAGCGGTACTCGATGGCGGCATAGACCCCTTCATCAAGGCCTGCCTTTTACACTTGACTTTTGAGCAAAAAAACGATAATTAA